Below is a genomic region from Jiangella gansuensis DSM 44835.
ACGTCGGAACGTGAGACGCTAGGACCGTCAGACCACAGGAGAGAGGGACGCCGGCTTGACCGCAACCGATCGCGCGACCCAGCTCACGATCGCGGCTGCCGAGGCCGCGGCCGACAAGCTGGCCGACGACATCGTCGCCTTCGACGTGTCCGACCAACTCGCCATCACCGACGTGTTCCTGGTCTGCTCGGCCTCCAACGACCGGCAGGTCCGCTCCATCGTCGACGCGGTGGAGGAACGGCTGCGCGACCTCGAGGCCAAGCCGGTCCGCCGCGAGGGCGAGCGCGAAGGACGCTGGGTGCTGCTCGACTACGTCGACATCGTGGTACACGTCCAGCATGCCGAGGACCGCGTCTTCTACGCCCTGGAGCGGCTGTGGAAGGACTGCCCGGTGATCGAGCTGCCCGAGGATGTGAATGTCGGACGGGCTGGCCGCTCAGGTGACGAGGAGTGAGCCGGCGCGTCGTCCTGTGGCGACACGGCCGGACGGAGTGGAACGCGGCTGGGCGCTTCCAGGGCCAGACCGACGTCGACCTCGACGACCTCGGCCGGCAACAGGCCCGGGAGGCCGCCGCCCGGCTGGCGGCACTGGCGCCGAACCTGCTGATCTCGTCGGACCTACGCCGCGCCCAGGACACCACCGCGGCGCTGGCCGAGCTGGTCGGGCTGGAGGTACGGCTCGACCAGCGGCTTCGTGAGACGTACGCCGGCGAGTGGCAGGGCTGCACGACCGCAGAGATCGCGGCGCGC
It encodes:
- the rsfS gene encoding ribosome silencing factor; the encoded protein is MTATDRATQLTIAAAEAAADKLADDIVAFDVSDQLAITDVFLVCSASNDRQVRSIVDAVEERLRDLEAKPVRREGEREGRWVLLDYVDIVVHVQHAEDRVFYALERLWKDCPVIELPEDVNVGRAGRSGDEE